In Corylus avellana chromosome ca2, CavTom2PMs-1.0, the following proteins share a genomic window:
- the LOC132172303 gene encoding uncharacterized protein LOC132172303: MGSSNIRDLLTSFSPSLDFFAISSGDGRIKIWDTLRGQIQTEFADITTTDETNILTRPERGHLSVDYKCMKWLSLERKRKRKLGSSLLVLGTGSGDVLALDVSAGQLKWKVNDCHPGGVSAISSSTHGSCIYTVGADGMICKIDSLSGNLLQKFRASTKAISCMSVSSDGKMLATAAAQLKIFNCSDHKKIQKFSGHPGAVRCMNFTEDGKYILSSAVGERYVAVWRISGSKKQSSSCVLSMEHPAVFLDSRCIDSGEVDNSGLCVLAISEIGVCYLWFGQNIEELRNAKPAKVSLSSEDIPSISPKVALPTIFAAKLQGISEPMSGRVFVAYGLLVKPSFQKILVHSGTVVKLSISNDGVLLPMSQSRVKSKKGLDLQNGVTALDRANAEDALLPIPKVFESNEEKKMYKEMSVDADEVMADLGDSRSQAESVEGKDDMVELEVDTEISCLEDRLRSLGILSSGDDLTLGLTANSATFKGIDLEADMPQKKIRASVLSMVPSDAYKLLRVLVAKWQSRTCSGKYVLPWIYHIFLNHGHHVMSQEPTTQMLNSLSKITKSRGGAIQPLLQLSGRLQLVMAQIDKASQNKSQILVHDNQTIESEDEDEDEDVDEILYGDEDDESELSSDDNN, translated from the exons ATGGGCTCATCAAATATCAGAGATTTGTTGACGTCATTTAGTCCTTCTTTGGACTTCTTTGCTATAAGCTCTGGAGATGGCCGAATTAAAATTTGGGACACATTGAGGGGTCAGATCCAGACTGAATTTGCAGACATCACAACAACCGATGAGACGAACATACTTACGAGACCCGAAAGAGGACATCTCTCTGTCGATTATAAATGCATGAAGTGGTTATCTTtggagagaaagaggaaaaggaaGCTTGGGTCCTCATTATTAGTCTTAGGAACAGGCAGTGGTGATGTTTTAGCACTTGATGTCTCTGCTGGTCAATTGAAATGGAAGGTTAATGACTGCCATCCTGG GGGTGTTAGTGCCATTTCGTCTTCTACACATGGTTCATGCATTTACACTGTGGGGGCTGATGGTATGATATGCAAAATTGATTCTTTGTCAGGAAACCTGTTGCAGAAGTTCAGAGCTTCTACAAAGGCAATATCCTGTATGTCTGTTTCGTCAG ATGGGAAGATGTTAGCTACTGCAGCTGCACAGTTGAAGATTTTTAACTGTTCTGATCACAAAAAGATACAGAAGTTTTCTGGGCATCCT GGAGCTGTTCGCTGTATGAATTTTACTGAAGATGGGAAGTACATCCTCTCCTCTGCTGTGGGTGAAAGATATGTAGCAGTATGGAGGATAAGTGGCAGCAAAAAGCAGTCATCAAGCTGTGTTCTTTCAATGGAGCACCCTGCTGTCTTTCTTGATAGCAGGTGCATTGATAGTGGTGAAGTTGACAATTCAGGTCTATGTGTTTTGGCTATTTCGGAAATTGGCGTCTGTTATCTTTGGTTTGGACAGAACATTGAGGAATTACGCAATGCCAAGCCCGCCAAAGTCTCGTTATCTTCTGAGGACATTCCCTCTATAAGTCCCAAGGTTGCATTACCTACAATATTTGCTGCAAAATTACAAGGCATTAGTGAACCTATGTCTGGGCGGGTCTTTGTTGCTTATGGATTGCTAGTAAAGCCATCATTTCAGAAAATTTTAGTGCATTCTGGCACAGTTGTAAAATTAAGTATCTCCAACGATGGGGTTCTTCTACCAATGAGTCAATCTCGTGTCAAATCTAAGAAAGGACTAGATTTACAAAATGGAG TTACTGCATTAGACCGTGCAAATGCGGAGGATGCCTTACTTCCAATTCCAAAGGTTTTTGAGTCTaatgaggaaaagaaaatgtataAAGAAATGAGTGTTGATGCTGATGAGGTAATGGCTGATTTGGGAGATAGCAGGAGTCAAGCTGAGTCTGTGGAGGGGAAAG ATGACATGGTAGAACTAGAAGTTGACACTGAAATATCTTGCCTGGAGGATCGGCTGAGATCATTAGGGATACTGAGTAGTGGAGATGATCTAACATTAGGGTTGACAGCTAATTCTGCGACATTCAAGGGTATTGACCTTGAAGCTGATATGCCACAAAAGAag ATAAGGGCATCTGTTCTCTCTATGGTACCTAGTGACGCATACAAGTTACTACGAGTCTTGGTGGCCAAGTGGCAATCAAG GACATGCAGTGGAAAGTATGTTCTTCCAtggatatatcatatatttttgaatcacGGTCATCATGTTATGTCTCAGGAACCAACAACCCAGATGCTTAACTCCTTATCCAAG aTTACCAAATCTAGAGGTGGTGCCATCCAGCCTTTATTACAATTATCAGGTCGTTTGCAACTTGTGATGGCACAG ATTGACAAGGCTTCACAGAACAAAAGTCAAATTTTGGTGCATGATAATCAAACCATTGAAAGTGaagatgaggatgaggatgaggatgtCGATGAAATTCTTTAtggagatgaagatgatgaatctGAATTAAGCAGTGATGACAATAACTAG